In Brettanomyces nanus chromosome 3, complete sequence, a single genomic region encodes these proteins:
- a CDS encoding uncharacterized protein (BUSCO:EOG09342TJ3) encodes MAKKEQVIEKGFAYVRNAKIEYKFGAHVTTSKGIFNSVGHAMDIGANSFAMFLKSPRRWVSPALSDNDAARFKEMCQKYNFNPRTDVLPHGSYFINLANPDITKNKQSLDCFIDDLQRCEKLDIGLYNFHPGSSLGSDHQESLERLATNINTAIEKTKFVRIVVENMAGHGNLVGSTLDDLAEVLKQVKNKERLGFCIDTCHTFAAGYDIRDEKGWKKFWDEFDEKVGFEHLASLHLNDSKAPLGANRDLHQRIGWGFLGLECFRLLANDDRFKGIPLVLEVPDGGEKVTPYGDDIKLLEWLIGKKKDDSEVVAKTSQLQKLGENERKEQQTKYEKKQKKRRSSGADIASLMTKKRRKKTA; translated from the coding sequence ATGGCAAAGAAGGAACAAGTAATTGAAAAAGGGTTTGCCTATGTTCGAAATGCCAAGATCGAATACAAGTTTGGAGCTCACGTGACCACAAGTAAAGGAATCTTCAATTCTGTAGGCCATGCGATGGACATTGGAGCGAATTCGTTTGCCATGTTTCTCAAGAGCCCTAGAAGATGGGTGTCTCCTGCTCTTAGTGATAATGATGCTGcaagattcaaagaaatgTGCCAAAAATATAATTTCAATCCGAGGACGGACGTGCTACCTCATGGATCATACTTCATCAACCTGGCCAACCCTGACATCACTAAAAACAAGCAGTCGTTGGATTGTTTTATAGATGATTTACAGAGATGCGAAAAGCTTGATATCGGACTTTATAACTTTCACCCCGGCTCGTCTCTTGGCTCTGATCACCAAGAATCTCTTGAAAGATTAGCCACTAACATCAATACAGCCATAGAGAAGACTAAATTCGTCAGAATTGTGGTAGAAAATATGGCTGGACATGGAAATTTGGTTGGTTCGACGCTTGATGACCTTGCAGAGGTATTGAAGcaggtgaaaaataaggaaagaCTTGGATTTTGTATAGATACCTGCCATACTTTTGCTGCAGGATATGATATTCGGGATGAGAAAGGCTGGAAGAAGTTTTGGGATGAATTCGATGAGAAGGTAGGCTTTGAACATTTAGCGTCTTTGCATTTGAACGACTCGAAAGCTCCTTTAGGTGCAAATAGGGACCTCCATCAACGTATTGGATGGGGATTCTTAGGTCTAGAGTGTTTCAGACTCCTCGCTAACGACGATAGATTTAAAGGAATTCCCCTAGTGCTAGAAGTTCCCGATGGCGGTGAGAAAGTGACCCCTTATGGCGATGATATTAAATTATTGGAATGGCTAATAGGTAAAAAGAAGGACGATTCAGAGGTGGTTGCAAAGACTAGTCAACTACAGAAGCTTGGAGAAAATGAGAGAAAGGAACAGCAAACTAAATatgagaagaaacagaagaaaagaagatcttcCGGTGCAGATATAGCATCTTTaatgacgaagaagagaaggaagaaaaccGCCTAA